Proteins encoded in a region of the Homo sapiens chromosome 20, GRCh38.p14 Primary Assembly genome:
- the PRELID3B gene encoding PRELI domain containing protein 3B isoform 2 (isoform 2 is encoded by transcript variant 2) yields MKIWTSEHVFDHPWETVTTAAMQKYPNPMNPSVVGVDVLDRHIDPSGKLHSHRLLSTEWGLPSIVKSISFTNMVSVDERLIYKPHPQDPEKTVLTQEAIITVKGVSLSSYLEGLMASTISSNASKGREAMEWVIHKLNAEIEELTASARGTIRTPMAAAAFAEK; encoded by the exons ATGAAGATCTGGACTTCGGAGCACGTCTTTGA CCACCCGTGGGAAACTGTTACAACAGCTGCAATGCAGAAATACCCAAACCCTATGAACCCAAGTGTGGTTGGAGTTGATGTGTTGGACAGACATATAGATCCCTCTGGAAAGTTGCACAGCCACAGACTTCTCAGCACAGAGTGGGGACTGCCTTCCATTGTGAAGTCT aTTTCATTTACAAACATGGTTTCAGTAGATGAGAGACTTATATACAAACCACATCCTCAGGATCCAGAAAA AACTGTTTTGACACAAGAAGCCATAATTACCGTGAAAGGAGTTAGCCTCAGCAGTTACCTTGAAGGACTGATGGCAAGTACGATATCCTCAAATGCTAGTAAA ggcCGAGAAGCAATGGAATGGGTAATACATAAATTAAATGCTGAGATTGAAGAACTGACAGCCTCAGCAAGAGGAACCATAAGGACTCCAATGGCAGCAGCAGCGTTTGCAGAGAAGTGA
- the PRELID3B gene encoding PRELI domain containing protein 3B isoform 1 (isoform 1 is encoded by transcript variant 1), giving the protein MKIWTSEHVFDHPWETVTTAAMQKYPNPMNPSVVGVDVLDRHIDPSGKLHSHRLLSTEWGLPSIVKSLIGAARTKTYVQEHSVVDPVEKTMELKSTNISFTNMVSVDERLIYKPHPQDPEKTVLTQEAIITVKGVSLSSYLEGLMASTISSNASKGREAMEWVIHKLNAEIEELTASARGTIRTPMAAAAFAEK; this is encoded by the exons ATGAAGATCTGGACTTCGGAGCACGTCTTTGA CCACCCGTGGGAAACTGTTACAACAGCTGCAATGCAGAAATACCCAAACCCTATGAACCCAAGTGTGGTTGGAGTTGATGTGTTGGACAGACATATAGATCCCTCTGGAAAGTTGCACAGCCACAGACTTCTCAGCACAGAGTGGGGACTGCCTTCCATTGTGAAGTCT CTTATTGGTGCAGCAAGAACGAAAACATATGTGCAAGAACATTCTGTAGTTGATCCTGTAGAGAAAACAATGGAACTTAAATCTACTAAT aTTTCATTTACAAACATGGTTTCAGTAGATGAGAGACTTATATACAAACCACATCCTCAGGATCCAGAAAA AACTGTTTTGACACAAGAAGCCATAATTACCGTGAAAGGAGTTAGCCTCAGCAGTTACCTTGAAGGACTGATGGCAAGTACGATATCCTCAAATGCTAGTAAA ggcCGAGAAGCAATGGAATGGGTAATACATAAATTAAATGCTGAGATTGAAGAACTGACAGCCTCAGCAAGAGGAACCATAAGGACTCCAATGGCAGCAGCAGCGTTTGCAGAGAAGTGA